The Lysobacter sp. HDW10 genome window below encodes:
- the recG gene encoding ATP-dependent DNA helicase RecG has protein sequence MPRQVKPAPDLAQQGERALSTLPGIGPAIANKLAAAGLLQLRDLWFWLPRSYEDRTRLTEIVDLRNGEVAQFEGRVASVEHGFRFRPLLRVHVQDDAGHTVALRFFHFRRQQVDQFKVGMRVRCHGTPRPGARGYEIVHPSYRLLAEADEAPLNDRLDPVYSVPESISAASMRRWVGLALEHLPADDAIELVPESDIRHLHLPKLRDALLTLHQPPADVDLALLQQGLHPAQRRIALEELLAHHLSLRRRRMSLRSEPAIALVDQQQQVEKLLAALPFKLTHAQERSLQAVIADLSAHAPMMRLLQGDVGSGKTVVAALAAMHAVGAGYQAAIMAPTDLLSEQHFKNLDAWLTPLGVRVVRLSGRVVGKARAETLKAIAEGEAQVVVGTHALMQEAIAFKSLAFVVIDEQHRFGVQQRLALRDKGLAAGCIPHQLVMTATPIPRTLAMSAYADLDVSVIDELPPGRTPIQTVAIDAQRRDELVARVQAACAEGRQAYWVCTLIDESDEIEAQAAEATLASLQERMPNLRIGMVHGRIKPKARQDTMAQFKQGALDILVATTVIEVGVDVPNASLMVIENAERLGLAQLHQLRGRVGRGTAASTCVLMYQSPLGAIARERIDTLRATTDGFKIAEKDMALRGPGELLGTRQTGLAAFRVADLMRDADLLPTLHVIADDMLLHRPTIADQLVARWVGSAERYASA, from the coding sequence ATGCCGCGGCAGGTCAAGCCTGCACCCGACCTTGCACAGCAAGGCGAACGCGCGCTGTCCACATTGCCGGGCATCGGCCCGGCCATTGCCAACAAACTTGCTGCTGCAGGTTTGCTGCAATTGCGCGACTTATGGTTTTGGTTGCCACGAAGTTATGAGGACCGAACACGACTGACTGAAATCGTCGACCTGCGCAATGGTGAAGTGGCGCAGTTCGAAGGCCGCGTCGCGTCAGTCGAGCACGGGTTCCGGTTTCGGCCTTTGCTGCGTGTGCATGTGCAAGATGACGCAGGTCACACCGTGGCGCTGCGCTTTTTTCATTTCAGACGCCAGCAGGTCGATCAATTCAAGGTCGGCATGCGCGTGCGTTGTCATGGCACACCGCGTCCGGGTGCGCGTGGTTACGAGATCGTGCACCCAAGCTATCGGCTGCTGGCCGAAGCAGATGAAGCGCCGCTCAACGACCGTTTGGATCCGGTGTACAGCGTGCCTGAAAGCATTAGCGCTGCATCGATGCGTCGTTGGGTGGGGTTGGCGCTTGAACATTTGCCTGCCGATGATGCGATTGAACTTGTCCCTGAATCGGACATTCGCCACCTGCATTTGCCGAAGCTGCGCGATGCGCTGCTGACATTGCATCAACCCCCGGCAGATGTGGATCTCGCCTTGCTTCAACAAGGTTTGCATCCCGCACAACGACGCATCGCTTTAGAAGAATTATTGGCGCACCACCTGAGCTTGCGACGAAGAAGAATGTCCTTGCGTTCTGAGCCCGCGATCGCGCTGGTTGATCAGCAACAACAGGTTGAAAAGCTGTTGGCAGCATTGCCGTTCAAGCTCACGCATGCACAAGAACGCAGTTTGCAAGCGGTGATCGCGGATCTCTCTGCGCACGCACCGATGATGCGTTTACTGCAGGGCGATGTCGGGTCTGGCAAAACGGTGGTTGCGGCACTGGCCGCCATGCATGCCGTCGGTGCAGGGTATCAGGCGGCCATCATGGCGCCGACAGATTTGCTGTCTGAGCAGCACTTCAAAAATTTGGATGCCTGGCTCACGCCATTGGGTGTGCGCGTCGTGCGACTCTCCGGCCGTGTCGTCGGCAAAGCGCGTGCTGAAACATTGAAAGCCATTGCCGAAGGTGAGGCGCAAGTCGTGGTTGGCACGCACGCTTTGATGCAGGAGGCCATCGCATTCAAATCGCTCGCCTTTGTGGTGATCGACGAGCAGCATCGCTTTGGCGTGCAGCAACGCTTGGCACTGCGCGACAAGGGTTTGGCCGCGGGATGCATTCCGCACCAACTGGTGATGACAGCGACGCCCATTCCGCGCACCTTGGCGATGTCTGCGTATGCGGATTTGGATGTCTCTGTGATTGATGAGTTGCCGCCCGGACGCACACCGATTCAAACGGTTGCCATCGATGCGCAGCGCCGAGACGAATTGGTCGCGCGGGTGCAAGCCGCCTGTGCTGAAGGCAGGCAAGCCTATTGGGTTTGCACTTTGATCGACGAGTCAGATGAAATCGAAGCACAAGCCGCTGAAGCCACGTTGGCGAGTTTGCAAGAACGCATGCCCAATCTGCGAATCGGCATGGTGCATGGACGCATCAAGCCGAAAGCGCGCCAAGACACGATGGCGCAATTCAAACAAGGCGCGCTCGATATCTTGGTCGCGACGACCGTCATCGAAGTCGGCGTCGACGTCCCCAATGCGTCTCTGATGGTGATTGAAAACGCGGAGCGTTTGGGTCTGGCGCAGCTTCATCAGCTGCGGGGTCGTGTGGGGCGCGGAACCGCGGCCTCCACCTGCGTGTTGATGTATCAGTCGCCGCTCGGCGCGATTGCGCGCGAACGTATCGACACGCTGCGCGCAACAACGGACGGTTTCAAGATTGCCGAGAAAGATATGGCGCTGCGTGGCCCAGGTGAATTACTGGGCACGCGGCAAACGGGCTTGGCTGCGTTTCGCGTCGCAGATCTCATGCGCGACGCAGATTTGTTGCCCACCTTGCATGTCATCGCGGATGACATGTTGCTGCATCGTCCGACCATCGCCGATCAGCTTGTCGCGCGATGGGTCGGTAGTGCGGAGCGTTACGCGTCGGCGTGA
- a CDS encoding DUF475 domain-containing protein, whose translation MKDFRWSFIVAFICLAVAGWWGDRTGMGVGNALWLALVLGVLEVSLSFDNAVVNAGVLRDMDAFWRRMFLTIGILVAVFGMRLVFPIVIVAVAAKVPLFSVIQMALGNPAEYSKHLHDAYPAIAAFGSMFLLLVFLNFLFDTARERHWLGGFERKMSQLGKLDSIATMVALCVLFGTRWFVPEVMRYEVLVAGMAGIILYVGVDLIASLFGESEHVDETGAVTVIKRTGVAAFIYLEVLDASFSFDGVIGAFAITRDVVIIMLGLAIGAMFVRSMTIHLVKRGTLNKYVYLEHGAHYAIGVLALIMLVGIVHHVPEWITGLLGVVFIAASLWSSVRFNRAQRAVPHADA comes from the coding sequence ATGAAGGATTTCCGCTGGTCGTTCATCGTTGCTTTCATTTGTCTTGCTGTCGCCGGCTGGTGGGGGGATCGAACGGGCATGGGCGTGGGCAATGCGCTCTGGTTGGCCTTGGTCTTGGGCGTGCTGGAGGTGTCGCTGTCCTTTGACAACGCCGTGGTCAACGCAGGTGTCTTGCGCGACATGGACGCCTTCTGGCGCAGGATGTTCCTGACCATCGGCATCTTGGTTGCTGTTTTTGGCATGCGCTTGGTATTCCCGATTGTCATTGTGGCCGTCGCCGCCAAAGTGCCCTTGTTCTCGGTCATTCAAATGGCCTTGGGCAATCCCGCCGAATATTCAAAGCACTTGCATGACGCCTACCCTGCCATCGCTGCGTTCGGCTCGATGTTCTTGCTCTTGGTGTTCTTGAACTTTTTGTTCGACACCGCGCGTGAGCGTCACTGGCTCGGCGGTTTCGAACGCAAGATGTCGCAGCTTGGCAAGTTGGACAGCATCGCCACGATGGTCGCTTTGTGCGTGCTGTTTGGGACGCGTTGGTTCGTGCCGGAAGTCATGCGCTATGAAGTCTTGGTGGCAGGCATGGCCGGCATCATTTTGTACGTTGGCGTCGACTTGATTGCCAGCTTGTTTGGTGAGTCCGAACATGTCGATGAAACCGGCGCAGTGACGGTCATCAAACGCACAGGCGTTGCGGCGTTTATTTACCTCGAAGTGCTAGATGCATCCTTCTCTTTCGATGGCGTCATCGGCGCATTCGCGATCACGCGCGATGTGGTGATCATCATGTTGGGTCTCGCCATCGGTGCGATGTTCGTGCGCTCGATGACAATTCACTTGGTGAAGCGCGGCACCTTGAACAAGTACGTGTATTTGGAACATGGCGCGCACTACGCCATCGGCGTGCTCGCCCTCATCATGTTGGTCGGCATTGTTCACCATGTGCCCGAATGGATCACCGGCTTGCTAGGCGTCGTGTTTATTGCGGCATCTTTGTGGAGTTCCGTGCGATTCAATCGCGCACAGCGCGCTGTGCCTCACGCCGACGCGTAA
- a CDS encoding type B 50S ribosomal protein L31: MKPEIHPEYREVVFQDMTSDFKFLTRSTLASKETVKWEDGNEYPLIKVDISSASHPFYTGQNKIVDTSGRIDKFKKRYAK, translated from the coding sequence ATGAAGCCCGAAATCCATCCTGAATACCGCGAAGTTGTTTTCCAAGACATGACTTCCGATTTCAAGTTCCTTACCCGTTCAACCCTTGCCAGCAAGGAAACGGTGAAGTGGGAAGACGGCAACGAATATCCGCTGATCAAAGTGGACATCTCGTCGGCTTCGCACCCGTTCTACACTGGCCAGAACAAAATCGTCGACACCAGCGGTCGCATCGACAAGTTCAAGAAGCGCTACGCCAAGTAA
- a CDS encoding citrate synthase: MAALSVGDKATQLPVIEPVLGQSCIDIAKLPKDTGHFTYDNGFTATASCRSAITYIDGDAGVLLYRGYPIEQLAEKSSFLEVAYLLMNGEAPSKDEFAKFESEVTHHSMLNERFKQFVEGFHHDAHPMAMMMGMLGSMASFYHNNLDYEDPEQRRLAAVRLIAKVPTIAALCYRHRIGWPSAYPRNNLEYVNRFLHNMFEVPSEPLELNPVAAKALDLLFILHADHEQNASTSTVRLVGSTGANPYACVASGVAALWGPAHGGANEAVLKMLEEIGTASNVQSAVDRAKDKESGFRLMGFGHRVYKNFDPRAKIIREMTYKVLNDLGVQDPLLDVAMKLEEAALKDDYFVQRKLYPNVDFYSGIIYKALNIPAEMFTVMFAIARTAGWVSHWLEQQNDPENKIGRPRQIYTGAATRDFPKR; this comes from the coding sequence ATGGCCGCCCTGAGTGTCGGCGACAAAGCAACCCAATTGCCGGTGATTGAGCCTGTCCTCGGCCAATCCTGCATTGATATTGCCAAGTTGCCGAAGGACACCGGGCATTTCACTTACGACAACGGGTTTACTGCGACGGCTTCGTGCCGTTCCGCAATCACCTATATCGATGGCGATGCAGGCGTGCTGTTGTATCGCGGTTATCCGATCGAACAACTCGCAGAAAAGTCGAGCTTCCTTGAAGTCGCTTATTTGCTGATGAACGGCGAAGCGCCGTCGAAAGACGAGTTCGCCAAGTTTGAAAGCGAAGTCACGCACCACTCGATGTTGAACGAACGTTTCAAACAGTTCGTTGAAGGCTTCCATCACGACGCCCACCCAATGGCGATGATGATGGGCATGTTGGGTTCGATGGCGAGCTTCTATCACAACAACCTCGACTACGAAGATCCGGAGCAACGCCGTCTGGCCGCTGTGCGTCTCATCGCCAAGGTGCCGACCATTGCGGCCCTGTGCTACCGCCATCGTATCGGCTGGCCGAGCGCCTATCCGCGCAACAACCTCGAATACGTCAATCGTTTCTTGCACAACATGTTTGAAGTGCCGAGCGAGCCGCTGGAATTGAATCCGGTCGCCGCGAAAGCGCTCGACTTGCTCTTCATCCTGCACGCAGACCACGAACAAAACGCATCGACGTCCACTGTTCGTTTGGTGGGTTCGACCGGCGCAAATCCGTATGCCTGTGTGGCATCGGGTGTTGCCGCATTGTGGGGACCTGCACACGGTGGCGCCAACGAAGCCGTGCTGAAGATGTTGGAAGAAATCGGTACCGCATCCAATGTGCAAAGTGCTGTCGACCGGGCAAAAGACAAAGAGTCCGGTTTCCGCTTGATGGGCTTTGGTCACCGCGTGTACAAGAACTTCGATCCGCGCGCGAAGATCATCCGTGAGATGACGTACAAAGTGTTGAACGACCTCGGCGTGCAAGATCCGCTGCTCGATGTCGCCATGAAGCTGGAAGAAGCGGCGTTGAAGGACGATTACTTCGTGCAACGCAAGCTGTATCCGAACGTCGATTTCTACAGCGGCATTATTTACAAGGCCCTGAATATTCCGGCCGAGATGTTCACGGTGATGTTTGCGATTGCGCGTACCGCCGGTTGGGTGTCGCATTGGCTGGAACAACAGAACGATCCGGAAAATAAGATCGGACGTCCGCGCCAAATCTATACCGGTGCCGCCACGCGCGATTTTCCGAAGCGCTGA
- a CDS encoding response regulator transcription factor produces the protein MRILLVEDDVSTAKFIVNGLTEEGHLVEHAVNGRDGLFLGLTESFDVLILDRMLPDPDGLTILKSLRGAGITTPALILSALGDVEHRVEGLRQGADDYMSKPFAFSELNARVAGLLRRGVPGTAPAVVTQLVVDTLALDLLKHTAKRGARVIHLQPREFKLLEVMMRHAGEVVTRTMLLEQVWDYHFDPQTNVIDVHVSKLRQKVEADGEPALIHTVRGVGYRLGT, from the coding sequence ATGCGCATTTTGTTGGTTGAAGACGATGTCTCAACTGCGAAATTCATCGTCAATGGATTGACAGAGGAAGGCCATCTGGTCGAGCACGCCGTGAATGGTCGAGACGGATTGTTTCTCGGACTCACGGAAAGCTTTGATGTCCTCATTCTGGATCGCATGCTGCCGGATCCGGATGGGTTGACGATTCTGAAGTCGCTTAGGGGCGCGGGCATCACGACACCGGCGCTCATCTTAAGTGCATTGGGGGATGTCGAACATCGCGTAGAAGGGCTGCGCCAAGGTGCGGACGACTACATGTCCAAACCCTTTGCGTTCTCCGAATTGAACGCACGCGTGGCCGGTTTGCTTCGACGCGGTGTACCTGGCACAGCACCCGCAGTCGTCACACAACTGGTCGTCGATACGCTTGCGCTTGACTTGCTTAAACACACCGCCAAACGCGGGGCGCGCGTGATTCATCTTCAGCCGCGCGAATTCAAATTGCTGGAAGTGATGATGCGGCACGCGGGCGAAGTCGTGACACGCACCATGTTGTTAGAGCAGGTGTGGGACTATCACTTTGACCCGCAAACCAATGTCATCGACGTGCATGTCAGTAAGTTGCGGCAGAAAGTGGAGGCAGACGGTGAGCCTGCCTTGATTCATACCGTGCGTGGTGTCGGCTACAGACTCGGCACATGA
- a CDS encoding ATP-binding protein translates to MNILRPISTSARLTFVIAAAYLLLFFVVGAGVYYKVSAQLESDTRNFVVADAQELRSMYALNGADVLLAEVITRTADPDERDMFYSVIDAQGQRLAGQAPPVKNVPTANRWLSFRLDDASRTRVIAHTYKVGDWTLISGMQTRAEDGFLQTMLRAAWMSLLFAALLSVLTAWLISKWITVRVRRLSDTARVVAAGQLGRRVDVDHSGDAFDGLGIEINNMLDRIEELIGGVRQVSDQIAHDLRTPLTHLRNDLVQLSAEVAQGRPSLEHVQTSIAKTDQLLATFTAILRLSKLEFDPIPDHVSCVALDALCRDAIELYAPLAQARQIRVHTQLVAVEVKGERDQLFQMLINLIDNAIKYSPEGGRITLSTELDTAHAHIRVIDGGEGIRASDRARVFNRFERLEAHRGTHGNGLGLSLVRAVVARHHGTVQLGDAHPGLIVEITLPGATAPV, encoded by the coding sequence ATGAATATTCTGAGGCCGATCTCGACCAGCGCTCGGCTGACCTTTGTCATTGCAGCTGCTTACCTGTTGCTGTTTTTTGTCGTGGGCGCGGGTGTGTACTACAAGGTCTCAGCGCAGCTTGAAAGTGATACACGCAATTTCGTCGTGGCGGATGCACAAGAGCTGCGATCGATGTATGCATTGAACGGCGCCGACGTGCTGTTGGCAGAAGTGATCACACGTACGGCAGACCCCGACGAACGCGACATGTTCTATTCCGTCATCGATGCGCAAGGTCAGCGCCTTGCCGGGCAAGCCCCGCCTGTAAAAAATGTGCCTACTGCAAATCGGTGGCTGAGCTTTCGTTTGGATGACGCAAGCCGCACGCGCGTCATTGCGCACACCTACAAAGTGGGCGACTGGACGCTGATTTCGGGCATGCAAACGCGTGCAGAAGACGGTTTTCTTCAAACCATGTTGCGAGCGGCTTGGATGAGTTTGCTGTTTGCCGCCTTGCTCAGTGTGTTGACGGCTTGGCTCATCTCAAAATGGATCACCGTGCGTGTGCGGCGTTTGAGTGATACCGCGCGCGTGGTGGCGGCAGGGCAGCTCGGTCGGCGCGTGGATGTCGATCACTCGGGCGATGCTTTTGACGGTCTTGGCATCGAGATCAACAACATGCTCGATCGCATCGAAGAATTGATCGGCGGTGTTCGGCAAGTCAGTGACCAGATTGCGCATGATTTGCGGACGCCGCTCACGCATCTGCGAAATGACTTGGTGCAATTAAGCGCCGAGGTGGCGCAGGGGCGACCCTCACTTGAACATGTACAGACTTCGATTGCAAAGACCGATCAACTGCTCGCAACCTTTACCGCGATCTTGCGACTTTCAAAATTGGAGTTCGATCCGATTCCAGATCACGTCAGCTGCGTCGCGTTGGATGCTTTGTGTAGAGATGCGATCGAACTCTATGCGCCGCTTGCGCAGGCGCGGCAGATCCGTGTGCACACGCAGCTTGTAGCCGTTGAAGTGAAGGGCGAACGCGATCAACTCTTCCAAATGCTGATCAATCTCATCGACAACGCCATCAAGTATTCGCCAGAAGGTGGCCGGATCACGCTTAGCACCGAATTGGACACGGCCCATGCCCACATTCGTGTGATCGATGGGGGTGAAGGCATTCGTGCGTCAGACCGCGCCCGCGTGTTCAATCGATTTGAACGTCTGGAAGCGCACCGGGGCACACACGGCAACGGCTTGGGCCTCAGTTTGGTACGTGCAGTCGTTGCAAGACACCACGGCACCGTGCAGTTAGGCGACGCGCACCCTGGCTTGATTGTTGAAATCACTCTCCCAGGCGCGACAGCACCTGTTTAA